The Mesorhizobium loti genome includes a region encoding these proteins:
- a CDS encoding sulfotransferase — protein MRTDASDQPRLGLIVGGVQKAGTTSLFGYLSEHPQMATPSVKEAHFFDDEAQNWFRPDYPRLESLFSEDIGTRIGFEVTPIYLFWPPSLERIKRYNPGIKLVFIFRDPIERAWSQWRMEIDRQWEHLPFHLAIRQGRWRLKGLNQTDPAWRVYSYVERGFYARQLRRLFALFPRENVLLLRSLDLLGDRQGTLDAIARFLSIHPFPLLAPRMDHFGKKRENELRPEDVAYLREIFYDDTVEFSKLSGLSVSDWPTIDLSIAVEG, from the coding sequence ATGCGAACAGATGCGTCGGACCAGCCTCGGTTGGGTCTAATCGTTGGTGGCGTGCAGAAGGCTGGCACCACCAGCCTGTTCGGCTATCTCAGCGAACATCCGCAGATGGCAACGCCGTCCGTCAAGGAGGCGCATTTCTTCGACGACGAGGCTCAGAACTGGTTCAGGCCGGACTATCCGAGGTTGGAGAGCCTTTTCTCCGAAGATATTGGGACCCGCATTGGATTTGAGGTGACGCCAATCTATCTGTTCTGGCCACCATCGTTGGAGAGGATAAAACGATACAATCCCGGAATAAAACTGGTCTTCATCTTTCGCGATCCGATCGAGCGGGCTTGGTCGCAATGGCGTATGGAGATAGACAGGCAGTGGGAGCATTTGCCTTTTCACTTGGCTATTCGACAAGGCCGCTGGCGACTTAAGGGGTTGAATCAAACCGACCCAGCGTGGCGCGTGTATAGCTATGTCGAACGAGGCTTCTACGCGCGGCAGCTTCGGCGGCTGTTTGCTTTGTTCCCCAGGGAGAACGTCCTCCTCTTGCGCTCGCTGGATCTTCTGGGTGATCGTCAGGGCACACTGGATGCTATAGCTCGTTTCCTCTCCATCCACCCGTTTCCCCTACTGGCTCCGCGAATGGACCATTTTGGAAAAAAACGAGAGAATGAGCTCCGACCGGAAGATGTGGCCTACTTGCGCGAGATTTTTTACGACGACACCGTCGAATTCTCCAAGCTCTCCGGGCTATCGGTTTCCGACTGGCCGACTATTGACTTGAGCATAGCGGTGGAAGGCTGA
- a CDS encoding erythromycin biosynthesis sensory transduction protein eryC1, with protein sequence MTKQDSVPMNDLKRLYQRYQGEIEREVANTLRSGWWLNGAVGKRFAANFSKFIGVSECVLVANGTDALELALAAVTKRDGMGGREVIIAANAGGYASCACWHNDLVPHYVDIEPASQLVDLQSVMKAASADTAAIVVTHLYGGVVDVRAIKAGLAEAGLSHIPIVEDCAQAHGARIGSEVAGSLGDISTFSFYPTKNLGAMGDGGAVLTSDVAAATHVRQLQQYGWSSKYHVGVPNGRNSRMDEVQAAILDVLLGDVDSRNGQRRAILSQYKLVTGRRLQFLEGGAGAVAHLAVALCDDRDAFRAFMKERGVDTDIHYPVLDCDQVGWADLPMKGSENLAVSRASVSRLCSVPCYPDMTSDEIEQVCLALREWEAM encoded by the coding sequence ATGACCAAACAAGACTCCGTTCCGATGAACGATCTGAAGCGCCTGTATCAGCGCTATCAAGGCGAAATCGAGCGTGAGGTAGCGAACACGTTGCGTTCGGGATGGTGGCTCAACGGCGCGGTCGGCAAAAGATTTGCGGCAAATTTTTCCAAGTTCATAGGTGTTTCGGAATGCGTCCTTGTGGCCAATGGGACGGATGCGCTCGAACTTGCATTGGCCGCGGTGACCAAGCGCGACGGTATGGGAGGGCGCGAGGTCATCATCGCCGCCAATGCGGGGGGTTATGCTAGCTGCGCCTGCTGGCACAATGATCTCGTTCCGCACTATGTCGATATCGAACCGGCCAGTCAGCTCGTAGATCTTCAATCGGTGATGAAAGCAGCCAGCGCAGACACCGCTGCGATCGTCGTCACCCACCTTTATGGCGGTGTCGTCGATGTCCGCGCCATCAAGGCCGGACTTGCCGAGGCTGGCCTGTCGCACATTCCAATTGTGGAGGATTGCGCGCAGGCGCATGGGGCAAGGATCGGGAGCGAGGTTGCGGGTTCGCTGGGCGACATCTCCACTTTCAGCTTCTATCCAACCAAGAATTTGGGGGCCATGGGGGACGGCGGCGCTGTTCTTACCTCCGACGTGGCCGCCGCCACGCATGTGCGGCAGCTGCAGCAATATGGCTGGAGTTCAAAATATCATGTCGGCGTGCCCAACGGCCGCAACTCTCGCATGGATGAAGTTCAAGCCGCGATACTGGACGTTCTGCTGGGCGATGTGGATAGCCGCAACGGACAGCGACGTGCTATCCTAAGCCAGTATAAGCTGGTCACCGGACGTCGATTGCAATTCCTGGAGGGAGGAGCCGGCGCTGTCGCGCACCTTGCGGTCGCACTTTGCGACGACAGGGATGCGTTCAGAGCGTTCATGAAAGAGCGCGGCGTCGACACCGACATTCACTATCCTGTGCTGGACTGCGACCAGGTCGGCTGGGCGGATCTGCCGATGAAGGGAAGCGAAAATCTCGCCGTTTCAAGGGCCAGCGTCAGCCGTCTTTGTTCCGTCCCATGCTATCCGGACATGACGAGCGACGAAATAGAGCAGGTGTGCCTCGCCCTCCGCGAATGGGAGGCAATGTGA
- a CDS encoding polysaccharide biosynthesis protein, with product MNSYLESVFGLRPQMRRAFIMVQDVVMVLVAVALSLVLSRSNLSFEALSNEGLATWASIVLISHLLFRFCGLYTTVWRFASTPDFFNILKSCAILTFVLYAASMLVRSFQPVQGLNERQFIVFFLVSFTIISAPRLFYRFLRDGESWGILSRRTDKEQAKRALFVGRLGEADLIIRFTRTAQPTDYSIAGIMATERGAPLGTRIQGVPVVATRPRLIDVLEDYATGTKSLDLLIFGSGAEHEIEEYSELVRVARHGDINVVQFSGLSELEQHGKLVLDTVEMETILRRPTVASDIERISGFVGGKRVLVTGGAGSIGQTLVKRSLELGAEAVLVADNSEFGIFQLSQYIDEKDHDRLKVRIVDVADRRQITRVVTEFRPDIIFHAAALKHVPLLEENWDSAIQTNIFGTLVCAEVAAKCGVAQFVLISSDKAVDPSSVLGMTKRAAEQIISALHGTPAGETGVRRSATKFIAVRFGNVFGSNGSVATIFRAQIETGGPVTITDRRMTRYFMTVAEAVDLVIMSAADAASRHSGDDYAVYMLDMGKPVPILEVAETMIRMAGKSPYKDIAIRFTGIRPGEKLHETLHGEDEELVELGISKIFGLSTDVVEWSDVQIALTELQQSAKNQDKAAALAVLASLDRAKKARASARQDAIPKTAGQAT from the coding sequence ATGAATTCTTACCTCGAATCAGTATTCGGGCTCAGGCCACAGATGCGGCGCGCCTTCATCATGGTCCAGGACGTGGTCATGGTCCTGGTCGCCGTGGCGCTCAGCCTCGTGCTTTCGCGGTCGAATCTTTCGTTCGAAGCGCTCTCCAACGAGGGGTTGGCAACCTGGGCTAGCATTGTTCTCATCAGCCATTTGCTGTTCAGATTTTGTGGCCTCTACACGACCGTCTGGCGCTTTGCCTCGACGCCGGACTTTTTCAACATCCTGAAGAGCTGCGCGATTTTGACGTTCGTTCTTTATGCCGCTTCGATGCTGGTTCGTTCCTTCCAGCCGGTGCAGGGGCTCAACGAGCGCCAGTTCATCGTCTTCTTCCTCGTCTCCTTCACCATCATATCGGCGCCCCGACTGTTCTACCGTTTCCTGCGTGATGGCGAGAGTTGGGGCATTCTAAGCCGCAGGACCGACAAGGAGCAGGCCAAGCGAGCGTTGTTCGTCGGCCGGCTCGGCGAGGCAGACCTGATTATTCGCTTCACGCGCACGGCGCAGCCGACGGACTACTCCATAGCAGGCATCATGGCGACCGAACGCGGCGCGCCGTTGGGGACGCGGATTCAAGGTGTTCCCGTGGTGGCGACCCGGCCGCGTCTGATCGATGTCCTGGAAGACTACGCGACAGGCACCAAAAGCCTGGATCTGCTGATTTTCGGCAGCGGCGCCGAACATGAGATCGAGGAGTATTCGGAACTCGTCCGCGTTGCCCGGCACGGCGACATAAATGTGGTGCAATTCTCCGGTCTTTCGGAGCTGGAGCAGCACGGAAAACTGGTTCTCGACACCGTCGAGATGGAAACGATCCTGCGCCGCCCGACCGTCGCGTCCGATATAGAGCGCATCAGCGGCTTTGTAGGTGGCAAACGTGTTTTGGTGACGGGGGGCGCCGGCTCGATCGGCCAAACGCTGGTCAAACGGTCGCTGGAGCTGGGAGCGGAAGCGGTGCTGGTCGCCGACAACTCCGAGTTCGGCATTTTCCAACTGAGCCAGTATATTGACGAGAAGGACCACGACCGTCTCAAGGTCCGTATCGTCGATGTCGCGGACCGGCGCCAGATCACGCGTGTCGTCACGGAATTCCGGCCGGACATCATCTTTCATGCCGCGGCGCTCAAGCACGTTCCGCTGCTCGAGGAAAACTGGGATTCGGCCATCCAGACCAATATTTTCGGAACACTCGTCTGCGCCGAGGTCGCTGCCAAGTGCGGGGTTGCGCAATTTGTCCTGATATCGAGCGACAAGGCGGTGGATCCCTCATCGGTGCTTGGCATGACAAAGCGGGCTGCCGAACAGATCATCAGCGCCTTGCACGGGACGCCAGCAGGCGAGACGGGCGTGCGCCGCTCCGCCACCAAGTTCATAGCCGTGCGGTTCGGCAATGTCTTTGGCAGCAATGGCTCGGTAGCGACCATATTCCGGGCGCAGATCGAGACTGGGGGACCCGTCACCATCACCGACCGGCGCATGACACGCTATTTCATGACCGTGGCCGAAGCCGTCGATCTCGTCATCATGTCGGCGGCTGACGCCGCGTCGAGGCACAGCGGAGACGATTATGCCGTCTATATGCTCGACATGGGCAAGCCGGTGCCGATTCTTGAAGTGGCCGAAACGATGATTCGCATGGCAGGAAAGAGCCCATACAAGGACATCGCAATCCGGTTCACCGGCATAAGGCCGGGCGAAAAACTCCACGAAACGCTGCATGGCGAAGATGAGGAACTCGTCGAACTCGGCATTTCGAAGATTTTTGGTCTCAGCACGGACGTCGTGGAATGGTCGGATGTCCAGATCGCGCTCACGGAGCTGCAGCAATCGGCGAAAAACCAGGACAAGGCTGCCGCGCTCGCCGTGTTGGCAAGCCTTGACCGCGCCAAGAAGGCCAGAGCGAGTGCACGTCAAGACGCGATCCCGAAAACGGCCGGGCAGGCGACCTAG
- a CDS encoding sulfatase, translating to MQLPNILFIVADDLNSWIAPLGRHPNVKTPAIDRLASRGTTFLRAYCTAPYCNASRMSVFTGCLPTTTGVYQNEPFWEAPLRRVTLLERLREAGYFCFGAGKVFHGSFDYADAGRNKALSAKWSDIENRPALWDEFQTIAAEPMPLGRPLNGMFDFDDFQNVLSMNHHFDWGAIEPAREQEMPDFKTAEAVCAFLEKPHSKPFFCATGFYKPHLPWYVPQRFLDLYPLDEVSLPFVKNDDLDDVPAIAKAWALSPPDHETILKHGQWRNAVQGYLAAISYCDSQIGRVLAALDASPAADNTIVVLWGDNGFHLGEKLHWRKFVLWEEATRVPFIMLPPRGMAISGRVEQPVSLVDLFPTLLDLCGLEPPADIDGRSLMPLVRGTKTEDHSAIMTWLRGNHSVRSGRWRYTRYSDLSEELYDLSADPYEWNNLIGDARFEHVRLDLGARLPSDRGD from the coding sequence ATGCAATTGCCAAACATTCTCTTCATCGTGGCAGACGATCTCAATTCGTGGATCGCACCACTTGGCCGCCATCCAAACGTCAAAACGCCTGCAATTGACCGGCTTGCGTCTCGCGGGACGACTTTCCTGCGCGCGTACTGCACGGCCCCCTACTGCAATGCCAGCAGGATGTCCGTCTTTACGGGATGCCTGCCGACGACAACGGGTGTCTACCAGAATGAGCCATTCTGGGAAGCGCCTCTTCGAAGGGTCACGCTACTCGAAAGACTACGCGAGGCAGGGTATTTTTGCTTCGGCGCCGGGAAAGTGTTCCATGGCAGTTTTGATTACGCGGATGCAGGGCGCAACAAGGCGTTGTCGGCGAAATGGAGCGACATCGAGAACCGGCCTGCTTTGTGGGACGAATTCCAAACGATTGCCGCTGAGCCTATGCCGTTAGGGCGGCCGCTCAACGGTATGTTTGATTTTGATGACTTCCAGAATGTGTTGTCAATGAATCACCACTTCGACTGGGGCGCTATCGAGCCCGCCCGCGAGCAGGAGATGCCTGATTTCAAGACCGCAGAGGCGGTTTGCGCATTCCTGGAAAAACCGCACAGCAAGCCATTCTTTTGCGCAACAGGTTTCTACAAGCCTCATCTGCCCTGGTACGTTCCGCAACGATTTCTCGATCTTTACCCTCTCGACGAGGTCAGCCTTCCGTTTGTCAAGAATGACGACCTCGACGACGTTCCCGCCATCGCAAAAGCCTGGGCGCTTTCGCCTCCCGATCATGAAACCATCTTGAAGCACGGGCAATGGCGCAATGCCGTGCAAGGCTATCTCGCAGCTATTTCCTATTGCGACAGCCAGATTGGGCGCGTGCTCGCCGCCTTGGATGCATCGCCCGCCGCCGACAATACGATCGTGGTCCTTTGGGGAGACAACGGATTCCACCTTGGCGAAAAGCTGCACTGGCGAAAATTCGTCTTGTGGGAGGAAGCAACGCGCGTACCTTTTATTATGTTGCCGCCAAGGGGCATGGCAATTTCAGGACGCGTCGAGCAGCCGGTAAGTCTGGTCGACCTGTTTCCGACCCTTCTTGATCTTTGCGGGCTCGAGCCACCGGCGGATATTGACGGGCGTTCGCTCATGCCTTTGGTGCGGGGCACGAAGACGGAAGATCACTCCGCCATCATGACATGGTTGCGCGGCAACCATTCTGTGCGGTCGGGCCGCTGGCGCTACACGCGCTATTCGGACCTGTCTGAAGAACTCTATGATTTAAGCGCCGACCCATATGAGTGGAACAATTTGATCGGCGACGCACGCTTCGAGCACGTGCGTCTAGATCTTGGCGCGCGCCTCCCATCTGATCGCGGAGATTGA
- a CDS encoding NAD-dependent epimerase/dehydratase family protein codes for MKVLVTGATGFIGRLVVQHLREAGAELRLASRHPERFGLGDGAVLMPNFDAPAAAFLALTRDVSHVVHCAGLNNDQGDATEADYQAANVELSARLAQAAAAQASGRFIHLSSIRAVIGARVSATIDENTPPAPQCVYGRSKREGEIRVLDAYASHGRSDAAVLRLPPVYGSGMKGNLATLMRLADTALPLPTGALTGIRSLMSSEAAVRAVSHLLGHSRPLRPVYVGADVPPVAVEAIIAAFRRGLGRPMRLMAVPAGLMRPAASVLGRQAFWASLTATQICDPALLVSEGWAPEAGTLERLAELARLSKS; via the coding sequence ATGAAGGTTCTGGTCACGGGCGCGACGGGTTTCATCGGGCGTCTTGTCGTGCAGCACCTTCGCGAAGCCGGTGCCGAGCTTCGCCTTGCCTCCCGCCATCCGGAGAGGTTTGGGCTAGGGGATGGCGCGGTGCTGATGCCCAATTTCGATGCGCCGGCCGCGGCTTTCCTGGCACTCACCAGGGATGTGAGCCACGTCGTCCATTGTGCCGGCCTCAACAATGATCAGGGCGATGCCACCGAAGCCGATTACCAAGCGGCCAATGTGGAACTGAGCGCGCGGCTGGCGCAGGCAGCGGCCGCCCAGGCAAGCGGACGCTTCATCCATCTCTCCTCGATCCGGGCCGTGATCGGCGCTCGCGTCAGCGCAACGATCGACGAGAACACGCCCCCTGCCCCGCAATGCGTCTATGGACGCTCGAAGCGCGAGGGCGAGATCAGGGTTTTGGACGCCTATGCGTCGCATGGCCGCTCCGACGCCGCCGTGCTGCGCCTGCCTCCAGTCTATGGAAGCGGCATGAAGGGCAACCTCGCGACGCTGATGCGCCTGGCCGATACGGCGCTGCCGCTGCCGACGGGCGCCTTGACGGGAATCCGCTCGCTGATGTCATCCGAGGCGGCGGTGCGAGCGGTGTCGCACCTGCTGGGCCACTCGCGGCCACTTCGCCCAGTCTATGTCGGCGCCGATGTGCCACCGGTCGCCGTCGAGGCCATCATCGCCGCCTTTCGCAGGGGTTTGGGGCGGCCTATGCGCCTGATGGCTGTGCCGGCCGGCCTGATGCGGCCGGCAGCAAGCGTGCTGGGCAGGCAGGCGTTCTGGGCCAGCCTGACCGCGACACAGATATGCGACCCTGCCCTGCTGGTGTCGGAGGGCTGGGCGCCTGAAGCCGGCACGCTGGAGCGGCTGGCCGAGCTGGCGCGGCTCAGTAAATCCTGA
- a CDS encoding glycosyltransferase family 2 protein → MSKEDPRVAVLMGTKDGAAFIDEQLQSLLAQSHPLVDLWISDDGSIDGTTAIIETWKSRWSKGRMTLVEGPRQGFAANFRSMILDRRIEADCYAFCDQDDIWEPDRLESAVSWMQAQDAKTPLMCCSRTATMTETGSLVGRSPLFARPPSFRNALVQSIAGGNTMLLNAAARDLLARASARTGFVSHDWWAYLIVTAAGGIVRYDPRPLVRYRQHAANLVGANVSWRARVSRLGRLFKGEFAGWTDLNLDGLAVNRDLLTEDAAACLDLFTRGRQGGLFRRLAALRKSGVYRQTLSGTLGLYLAFILGRI, encoded by the coding sequence GTGAGCAAAGAAGATCCGCGCGTCGCGGTCCTGATGGGCACGAAAGACGGTGCCGCCTTCATCGATGAACAGTTGCAATCCCTGCTCGCGCAGTCGCACCCTCTGGTCGACCTGTGGATTTCAGACGATGGCTCCATCGATGGCACGACCGCCATCATCGAGACATGGAAATCGCGCTGGTCCAAGGGTCGAATGACCCTCGTGGAGGGGCCGCGGCAAGGCTTCGCAGCCAATTTCCGATCGATGATCCTCGATCGACGCATCGAGGCGGACTGCTATGCCTTCTGCGACCAGGACGATATCTGGGAGCCCGACAGGCTGGAGAGCGCTGTCAGCTGGATGCAGGCCCAAGACGCAAAAACCCCGCTGATGTGTTGCTCGCGAACCGCGACCATGACGGAAACGGGAAGCCTTGTCGGCCGTTCGCCGCTGTTTGCCCGTCCGCCATCCTTTCGCAACGCGCTTGTGCAAAGCATCGCCGGCGGCAACACCATGCTGCTCAACGCCGCGGCCCGCGACCTGCTGGCCAGGGCCTCCGCGCGAACCGGGTTCGTCAGCCACGACTGGTGGGCCTATCTCATCGTGACCGCCGCCGGCGGCATCGTTCGTTACGATCCGCGACCACTGGTGCGCTACCGGCAGCACGCGGCAAACCTGGTTGGAGCCAACGTGTCATGGAGAGCAAGGGTTTCCCGGCTTGGCCGCCTGTTCAAGGGCGAGTTCGCCGGCTGGACCGACCTCAACCTTGACGGCCTTGCCGTCAATCGCGACCTCCTGACCGAGGACGCGGCGGCATGCCTCGACCTGTTCACCCGCGGGCGGCAGGGCGGTCTTTTCCGCCGCTTGGCCGCCTTGCGCAAAAGCGGTGTCTATCGGCAGACTCTTTCCGGGACCCTGGGGCTCTATCTCGCTTTCATCCTGGGGCGCATTTGA
- a CDS encoding ABC transporter ATP-binding protein has product MVSIKLDNVSLVYKLHEKLTLSAPDRRVAGPGGRIEGSGRKQFVQALDGVSFELKAGDRLGLVGPNGAGKTTLLKVLYGIYEPSVGSVAIEGKVDALFNINIGFRREATGRRNIVLRGLISGWTEAEIEEKMEDIIAFSELGDFIDLPFKAYSQGMAARLAFSAATALEPEILLMDEWIGAGDASFQDKAKRRMDELAEKAGIIVLASHSEALIQSVCTKKMTLRSGRIESFTTEPKTRAGKPAKL; this is encoded by the coding sequence ATGGTTTCCATCAAGCTGGACAATGTTAGCCTTGTTTACAAGCTGCACGAAAAGCTGACGCTTTCCGCGCCGGACCGGCGTGTGGCTGGCCCAGGCGGCAGAATCGAAGGTTCGGGCAGAAAGCAATTCGTGCAGGCGCTCGACGGGGTCAGTTTCGAATTGAAGGCCGGCGACCGCTTGGGCCTGGTCGGCCCGAACGGCGCCGGCAAGACCACCCTTCTCAAGGTGCTCTACGGGATCTACGAGCCGTCCGTGGGAAGCGTTGCGATCGAGGGCAAGGTCGACGCCCTATTCAACATCAACATAGGTTTCCGTCGCGAGGCCACCGGGCGCCGGAACATCGTGCTGCGTGGATTGATCAGCGGATGGACGGAAGCCGAGATCGAAGAGAAGATGGAGGATATCATTGCCTTCAGCGAACTCGGGGATTTCATCGATTTGCCGTTCAAGGCCTATAGCCAGGGCATGGCCGCGCGATTGGCCTTTTCGGCGGCGACTGCGCTGGAGCCGGAGATTCTGCTGATGGATGAGTGGATCGGCGCCGGCGACGCGTCATTCCAAGATAAGGCCAAGAGGCGCATGGATGAACTTGCTGAAAAGGCCGGCATCATCGTTCTGGCGAGCCACAGTGAGGCCCTTATCCAAAGCGTATGCACGAAAAAAATGACGCTCAGGAGCGGACGGATCGAATCGTTCACGACAGAGCCGAAAACGCGCGCTGGAAAGCCAGCCAAGCTCTAA
- a CDS encoding ABC transporter permease: MIAALNGAFDDISRAMKLHRVWIALAHEDIGDQHRRTTLGPLWLLVNYVAFVGTFVFVFQPAGKDAAGYAAHVAIGLLVWFYLMEVMSLSVALFQREESFIEGTTLPLFVYVMRLALQSIIRAGYAIAGCVVILVFSGSPVAIPWLWSLAGLLLILFATPALITVFAFLGAFFPDSQFIVGNLLRVGMFFTPVFWVYDGRDPIQKYAYEWNPFTYFLEVVRLPIMNGEFPTHAFTVTIVASLVTWAIALLLLGRYRKQVVFLI; this comes from the coding sequence ATGATTGCGGCACTAAACGGCGCTTTTGACGATATTTCCAGGGCCATGAAGCTGCATCGGGTCTGGATCGCGCTTGCCCATGAGGACATCGGCGACCAGCACAGACGCACGACGCTCGGCCCGCTTTGGCTGCTGGTCAACTACGTCGCCTTCGTGGGAACGTTCGTTTTCGTGTTCCAGCCAGCCGGCAAGGATGCCGCGGGCTATGCCGCCCATGTCGCGATCGGCCTTCTGGTATGGTTCTACCTGATGGAAGTCATGTCCCTGAGCGTGGCGCTTTTTCAACGCGAAGAGAGTTTCATCGAAGGCACAACGCTCCCCTTGTTTGTGTATGTGATGCGACTGGCATTGCAGTCCATCATTAGAGCCGGCTATGCGATCGCGGGTTGCGTTGTCATTCTGGTCTTCAGCGGCTCCCCGGTCGCCATTCCATGGCTGTGGTCGCTGGCAGGACTGTTGCTGATCCTGTTCGCCACACCTGCTCTCATCACCGTCTTCGCGTTTCTTGGGGCTTTCTTCCCCGACAGTCAGTTCATCGTTGGTAATCTTTTGCGGGTCGGCATGTTCTTCACGCCTGTTTTCTGGGTATACGACGGGCGAGACCCCATCCAAAAATACGCCTACGAATGGAACCCGTTCACCTATTTTCTGGAGGTGGTCCGGCTGCCGATCATGAATGGAGAATTTCCAACCCATGCCTTCACTGTAACCATCGTTGCGTCTTTGGTTACGTGGGCGATTGCATTGCTGCTGCTCGGCCGGTATCGCAAGCAAGTCGTCTTCCTCATCTGA
- a CDS encoding sugar transferase, with the protein MKAAKHIFDLAGAALLLVATSPVLVLAVLAVRASSPGPAIFSQIRVGRDGLLFRCHKLRTMYVGTPSLPSHEAPANSVTSVGKALRKFKLDELPQFWNVLKGEMSLVGPRPCLPTQTELIECRRRLGVLAALPGITGLAQIRGIDMSNPELLAETDAAYLRTASFQLDLRILLGTLYRS; encoded by the coding sequence ATGAAGGCAGCCAAGCACATCTTCGATCTTGCCGGTGCGGCTCTGCTGCTGGTGGCCACATCTCCTGTTTTGGTGCTGGCCGTCCTTGCCGTTCGGGCATCGTCGCCCGGTCCGGCCATTTTTTCGCAGATTCGGGTCGGCCGCGACGGCCTGCTTTTTCGCTGTCACAAGTTGCGCACCATGTATGTCGGCACGCCGTCATTGCCCTCGCATGAGGCGCCGGCGAATTCCGTGACATCGGTTGGAAAGGCCTTGCGGAAGTTCAAGCTCGATGAGCTGCCGCAGTTCTGGAACGTCCTGAAGGGCGAGATGAGCCTGGTCGGCCCGCGCCCCTGCCTGCCGACCCAAACGGAACTGATCGAGTGTCGCAGGCGGCTGGGCGTCTTGGCAGCACTTCCGGGCATAACCGGCCTGGCCCAGATCAGGGGCATCGATATGTCGAACCCGGAGCTTTTGGCCGAAACGGATGCCGCCTATCTCCGCACGGCGTCGTTCCAGCTCGACCTTCGGATCCTGCTTGGAACGCTTTATCGAAGCTGA
- a CDS encoding O-antigen ligase family protein, with protein MSRPSSLRQQFTPSRINIYFSILCFFFPPVLGSVVSFVFNGGGLSSVLLIALRKRRFNADRPMIWLTVAIYAYCAANLLASIINNSFVRDAPHLIPLVTFLFFPVSYSTWSITQKTTLARIVVLSSMAACFVALLMAVIQQYWIGVRAEGGAGNPIVFATVVCLAVVICVAGALSGIERARNPLFYATLAGTIAIIYSGSRIAWLALLIAGIAVMLINRHRLRGRNAVRLLLLLAAVGVVIAASSFQAISGRVDFLRSDWSALGASGNYDTSVGIRVALWQIGLKAFDDMPVFGHGVGATQLLIEQGFHDQFAMDAGFNHFHNGFLTALVQAGILGAVTLAAIFVVAAGNAARVLRNSGDPVERFGATMIVVVVITYLTAGMTGILVGHDILDSVLMVFLVSGTYLASGNQAPLMEEQALAPAGEERALPSASQELFRARP; from the coding sequence TTGAGCCGGCCTTCATCCCTGAGACAGCAATTCACGCCTTCTCGGATCAATATCTACTTCTCCATTCTTTGCTTCTTTTTTCCACCGGTTCTGGGATCGGTGGTCAGCTTTGTATTCAACGGCGGCGGCCTTTCATCCGTCCTGCTGATTGCTTTACGGAAAAGGCGCTTCAACGCCGACCGGCCGATGATCTGGCTGACGGTCGCGATCTATGCGTACTGCGCCGCCAATCTCCTGGCTTCCATCATCAACAACTCGTTCGTCCGGGATGCGCCACATCTTATCCCGCTCGTGACCTTCCTGTTTTTTCCCGTGTCCTATTCGACCTGGAGCATCACGCAGAAAACCACGCTTGCCCGCATCGTCGTGCTCTCCAGCATGGCCGCCTGTTTTGTCGCGCTGCTCATGGCCGTCATCCAGCAATATTGGATTGGGGTCAGGGCCGAGGGTGGGGCCGGAAATCCGATCGTCTTCGCAACCGTCGTCTGCCTTGCCGTGGTGATCTGTGTAGCCGGCGCCTTGTCCGGCATCGAGCGAGCCCGGAACCCCCTCTTCTATGCGACATTGGCCGGGACGATCGCCATCATCTATTCCGGCTCGCGTATCGCCTGGCTGGCACTGCTGATCGCCGGCATCGCCGTCATGCTGATCAACCGGCACAGGCTCAGAGGCAGGAATGCCGTTCGCCTGCTGCTGTTGCTGGCGGCGGTCGGCGTCGTGATCGCCGCTTCCAGCTTCCAGGCAATATCCGGGCGCGTCGACTTTTTGCGCTCCGATTGGAGTGCGCTTGGAGCCAGCGGCAACTACGACACCTCGGTGGGAATACGTGTTGCGCTTTGGCAGATCGGCCTCAAGGCATTCGATGACATGCCAGTGTTCGGGCATGGTGTGGGTGCGACTCAGCTTCTGATAGAGCAAGGCTTTCATGACCAGTTCGCGATGGACGCCGGCTTCAACCATTTCCACAACGGTTTCCTGACCGCCTTGGTGCAGGCGGGAATTCTGGGCGCCGTGACGCTGGCGGCGATCTTTGTCGTTGCGGCTGGAAATGCCGCCCGGGTCTTGCGAAACAGCGGCGATCCGGTCGAGCGGTTCGGCGCCACCATGATTGTCGTCGTGGTGATCACCTATCTGACGGCCGGAATGACGGGCATCCTGGTCGGCCATGACATTCTGGACTCGGTGCTGATGGTCTTCCTGGTGAGCGGAACATATCTTGCCTCCGGAAATCAGGCTCCGTTGATGGAAGAGCAGGCACTTGCGCCAGCCGGGGAAGAGCGAGCTCTTCCGTCAGCCTCGCAAGAGCTGTTCCGGGCAAGGCCATGA